The following are encoded in a window of Arcobacter arenosus genomic DNA:
- a CDS encoding glycoside hydrolase family 15 protein — MNAENNDFLLDEYFNSIEKIILSRQDPITGLLPASTAITAHGDYTDAWVRDNVYSILCVWGLSLSYKKYDPDHFRTYYLGQSVVKLMRGLLLSMMRQADKVEKFKYTLNPTDALHAKYGTKTGLPVVGDDEWGHLQLDATSIFILMLAQMIASGLKIVYSIDEVNFVQNLVHYISRTYCTPDFGIWERGHKINTGNAEINCSSVGMAKAALEAINGFNLFGNVSSKESIIHVIPSDVARSRFTLYNLLPRESSSKETDAALLSIIGFPAYAIEDKQIVKKTKDKILKKLVGNYGCKRFLLDGHQSFLEDHTRLHYEVDELREFENIESEWPLFFTYLLLDSLMQGDKEEAKLWREKLETLFVEVDGIKLLPELYIVPKDSIDAEKENPGSQKRVPNENIPLVWAQSLFLLSDMIQNDLLSPSDIDPLNRRKRIGHKRKTYPMVTFLSENEIVKQELLNLGFESETFEDLKPLKIMHASQLCEVQNLIGKNDKLGLTGRPSWVPRSITTARLHILAGEKIVFLPYYFNPKGFYFSHDNKFLVEQFKSSLIFLANHWDQAGQPILPFLIREDMLNDINRDKVLKLLNELQNGSLEGFEIKTAPLGQLLNTAAVERVQNLHGFELKSFEINSDNKTFYSASLLGCDVKSSEENLYLYNIKDENELQNLLNQNISLNAKAHIIEILYSRFGFDYKILSEDKHIDLKSLAHYYYKNASNCHNWTVVRKMADILEIFDDRLEDSLLEVVIRQKRLAVGRAYSESATFSKPLESFNILKTIKESCGGNSAENVLTQEIILHIGHLIRIEPNLFENMITIRTWYLVQLLVSNISRENSVAIGDAYEYLLSLAPHAVYDSIRNILESFSNEVGMMKENENIHASGVDNIQNITTPHEKVEIEMDKDWAIWRKNIGMIGSTNSQFYKGVWYLLQQCNGLVIGDKYNQCNRMGSDLTLDTTAGERNFELRVDSLLQSIKAPEYRQLNIEALQSLSRVFKENPEIKIDSDILIDVLIGHAVRLAWQKNHKNENYDEQKGQAWSAFYELSPKKTDEFFIESFMHLLTLKDKR, encoded by the coding sequence ATGAATGCTGAAAATAACGATTTTTTGTTAGATGAATATTTCAATTCTATAGAAAAAATCATTCTTTCAAGACAAGATCCAATAACTGGTCTACTTCCAGCTAGCACAGCCATTACTGCCCATGGCGATTATACTGATGCTTGGGTTAGAGACAATGTATACAGTATACTTTGTGTTTGGGGTCTTAGCCTTTCATACAAAAAATATGACCCAGACCATTTTAGAACATACTATTTAGGACAAAGTGTTGTAAAACTAATGCGAGGTTTACTCTTATCTATGATGAGACAAGCTGACAAAGTAGAGAAATTTAAATACACACTAAATCCAACTGATGCACTTCATGCTAAATATGGTACAAAAACAGGGCTTCCTGTTGTAGGTGATGATGAATGGGGTCATTTACAGCTTGATGCAACCTCAATTTTTATTTTAATGCTAGCACAAATGATCGCTTCGGGATTAAAAATAGTATATAGTATTGATGAGGTTAATTTTGTTCAAAACTTAGTGCATTATATTAGTAGAACATATTGTACTCCTGATTTTGGTATTTGGGAAAGAGGTCATAAAATTAATACTGGTAATGCAGAGATTAATTGCAGTTCAGTTGGTATGGCAAAAGCAGCACTTGAAGCAATAAATGGTTTTAATCTTTTTGGAAATGTTTCTTCAAAAGAATCAATTATTCATGTTATTCCAAGTGATGTAGCAAGGTCTAGATTTACTTTATATAATCTATTACCAAGGGAATCAAGTTCTAAAGAAACAGATGCAGCACTTTTAAGTATCATTGGATTTCCTGCTTATGCAATTGAAGACAAACAAATTGTGAAAAAAACAAAAGACAAAATCCTTAAAAAACTTGTTGGAAATTATGGCTGTAAAAGATTCTTACTTGATGGACACCAAAGCTTTTTAGAGGACCATACAAGATTACATTATGAAGTTGATGAGTTAAGAGAGTTTGAAAATATTGAATCTGAGTGGCCATTATTCTTTACATATTTACTTCTAGATTCTTTGATGCAAGGGGATAAAGAGGAAGCAAAACTTTGGAGAGAAAAGCTTGAAACTTTATTTGTTGAAGTTGATGGAATTAAATTATTACCAGAACTTTATATAGTCCCAAAAGATTCAATAGATGCAGAAAAGGAAAATCCAGGAAGCCAAAAAAGAGTTCCAAATGAAAATATTCCTTTAGTTTGGGCACAAAGTTTATTTTTACTATCAGATATGATTCAAAATGATTTATTAAGTCCAAGTGATATTGACCCTTTAAATAGAAGAAAAAGAATTGGCCATAAAAGAAAAACTTATCCAATGGTTACTTTTTTAAGTGAAAATGAGATTGTTAAACAAGAATTATTAAACTTAGGTTTTGAAAGTGAAACCTTTGAAGATTTGAAACCTTTAAAAATAATGCATGCTTCACAGTTATGTGAGGTACAAAATCTTATTGGAAAAAATGATAAGCTAGGATTAACTGGTAGACCATCATGGGTTCCACGATCTATAACAACTGCAAGATTACATATTTTAGCTGGTGAAAAAATAGTGTTTTTACCATATTATTTTAATCCTAAAGGGTTTTATTTTAGCCATGACAATAAATTTTTAGTTGAGCAGTTTAAATCCTCACTAATATTTTTGGCAAATCATTGGGACCAAGCAGGACAACCTATATTGCCTTTTTTAATTAGGGAAGATATGTTAAATGATATCAATAGGGATAAAGTATTAAAGCTTTTAAATGAACTTCAAAATGGAAGTCTTGAAGGTTTTGAGATAAAAACTGCTCCATTGGGACAACTTTTAAATACTGCTGCTGTTGAAAGGGTTCAAAACCTTCACGGATTTGAGTTAAAAAGTTTTGAAATAAATTCAGATAATAAAACTTTTTATAGTGCTTCTTTATTGGGTTGTGATGTTAAAAGCAGTGAAGAAAATTTATATTTATATAATATTAAAGATGAAAATGAATTACAAAATTTACTTAATCAAAATATATCATTAAATGCAAAAGCACATATTATTGAGATTTTATATTCAAGATTTGGCTTTGATTATAAAATTTTAAGTGAAGATAAACATATAGATTTAAAATCATTGGCTCATTATTATTATAAAAATGCATCTAACTGCCATAACTGGACTGTAGTACGTAAAATGGCAGATATTTTAGAGATATTTGATGATAGGTTAGAGGATTCGCTTTTAGAAGTTGTTATTAGACAAAAAAGATTGGCAGTTGGAAGGGCATATAGTGAAAGTGCAACATTTTCAAAACCCCTTGAGAGTTTTAATATCTTAAAAACTATAAAAGAATCATGTGGGGGAAATTCAGCAGAGAATGTTTTAACCCAAGAGATAATTTTACATATTGGGCATTTAATTAGGATTGAACCTAATCTTTTTGAAAATATGATTACAATTCGAACTTGGTATTTAGTTCAACTTCTAGTATCAAATATTAGTAGAGAAAATAGTGTTGCCATTGGAGATGCCTATGAATATCTTCTCTCTTTAGCACCCCATGCTGTTTATGATAGCATTAGAAATATTTTAGAGTCATTTTCAAATGAAGTTGGAATGATGAAAGAAAATGAAAATATCCATGCTTCTGGAGTAGACAATATTCAAAATATTACAACTCCCCATGAAAAAGTTGAAATTGAGATGGATAAAGATTGGGCTATTTGGAGAAAAAATATAGGTATGATTGGAAGTACAAATTCACAATTTTACAAAGGTGTTTGGTATTTACTTCAACAATGTAATGGTCTTGTTATTGGGGATAAATATAATCAGTGTAATAGAATGGGCTCTGATTTAACCCTTGACACAACAGCAGGTGAGAGAAATTTTGAATTAAGGGTTGATTCTTTACTTCAAAGTATAAAAGCCCCTGAATATAGACAATTAAATATTGAAGCCTTACAATCTTTATCTAGAGTTTTTAAAGAAAATCCTGAAATTAAAATTGATTCAGATATTTTGATTGATGTATTAATTGGACATGCAGTAAGATTAGCTTGGCAAAAAAATCATAAAAATGAAAATTATGATGAGCAAAAAGGTCAAGCATGGAGTGCCTTTTATGAACTTTCACCTAAAAAAACAGATGAGTTTTTTATTGAAAGTTTTATGCATTTACTAACATTAAAGGATAAAAGGTGA